A genomic segment from Parafrankia irregularis encodes:
- a CDS encoding S1C family serine protease, which produces MDTTSRADTGRARGDRPDELPRESGRTSGDWSGAGRPAQTTTTRAPSRPSADPFMDLVSQRRPPRPTTPPPSELTGAAPPGRSGTAGTPGAPGDGPSAGGRRPAQPAGATGAAPGSLDGATGAAAQHHRVPASRPVHSRRALVITAVIAGLLGGVVGGGTIAAVTDESAQTSGPGASAEAAPTVIDPGSVADVVARVMPSVVTIDVTAGEEGGNGSGVIIRSEGYVLTNNHVISPAVAAGGQIVVTLGSDTEPRPAEVVGRDARSDLAVLRIPGVTGLTAATLGRSGSLVVGAPVIAIGAPFGLSGTVTTGIVSALDRNPSVPVDGGGASVIIGAIQIDAAINPGNSGGPLLDAAGQVVGLNTAIATVPGATTQSGSVGVGFAIPIDYAASVADEIIRTGRATHPYLGVSAATVTAAEARARGTRAGAIIREVDSTGPAAAAGLTLGDIITQVDGMAVNSTNDMTAATRLHRVGDSVTVTFWRAGAERTTRVVLQEQPG; this is translated from the coding sequence GTGGACACGACGTCACGGGCCGACACCGGGCGTGCCCGTGGCGATCGCCCGGATGAGCTGCCCAGGGAGTCGGGCCGGACCTCGGGTGACTGGTCGGGCGCGGGGCGGCCCGCGCAGACGACCACCACCCGGGCCCCAAGCCGGCCGTCAGCCGACCCGTTCATGGATCTGGTGTCCCAACGACGCCCGCCGCGCCCGACCACACCGCCTCCGTCGGAACTTACGGGGGCGGCCCCGCCCGGCAGATCGGGTACGGCCGGAACGCCCGGCGCGCCGGGTGACGGCCCGTCCGCCGGCGGCAGAAGGCCAGCGCAGCCGGCGGGAGCGACGGGCGCGGCGCCCGGGTCACTCGACGGGGCGACCGGCGCGGCCGCCCAGCACCATCGTGTCCCCGCATCGCGGCCGGTCCACAGCCGCCGGGCACTCGTCATCACCGCAGTGATCGCGGGTCTGCTCGGCGGGGTGGTCGGTGGCGGGACGATCGCCGCGGTGACGGACGAGTCGGCGCAGACGTCGGGGCCGGGCGCGTCCGCCGAGGCGGCACCCACCGTCATCGACCCCGGCTCGGTGGCGGACGTGGTGGCCCGGGTGATGCCGTCGGTGGTGACCATCGATGTGACCGCCGGCGAGGAAGGCGGAAACGGTTCAGGGGTGATCATCCGTTCCGAGGGTTACGTGCTCACGAACAATCACGTGATCTCACCGGCCGTCGCCGCGGGCGGCCAGATCGTGGTGACGCTGGGCTCCGACACGGAGCCCAGGCCGGCCGAGGTCGTCGGCCGGGACGCGCGTTCCGACCTCGCCGTGCTGCGGATCCCCGGCGTGACCGGGCTGACGGCCGCGACACTGGGCCGTTCCGGCTCCCTGGTGGTCGGCGCGCCGGTGATCGCGATCGGAGCGCCGTTCGGCCTGTCCGGGACGGTGACGACCGGAATCGTCAGCGCCCTGGACCGCAATCCGAGCGTGCCGGTCGACGGCGGCGGGGCCTCGGTCATCATCGGAGCGATCCAGATCGACGCGGCCATCAACCCCGGGAACTCCGGCGGGCCGTTGCTCGACGCGGCCGGGCAGGTGGTGGGCCTCAACACGGCGATAGCCACCGTGCCCGGGGCGACGACGCAGTCAGGCAGTGTGGGCGTCGGCTTCGCGATTCCGATCGACTACGCGGCCTCGGTCGCCGACGAGATCATCCGTACCGGTAGGGCGACGCATCCCTATCTCGGGGTGTCGGCGGCCACCGTCACCGCGGCCGAGGCGCGGGCCCGCGGCACCAGAGCGGGGGCGATCATCCGTGAGGTCGATTCGACCGGGCCGGCGGCCGCGGCGGGGCTGACCCTGGGGGACATCATCACCCAGGTCGACGGGATGGCCGTCAACAGCACGAACGACATGACGGCGGCGACTCGGCTGCACCGGGTCGGCGACTCGGTCACCGTCACCTTCTGGCGTGCCGGTGCCGAGCGTACGA
- a CDS encoding zf-HC2 domain-containing protein, with translation MSSHLGVLVTPLVDGQLGHDDRDRALAHLTRCPACQAEVAEQRFLKARLVGLAEPSLPSGLAANLLGLGAREYQAALRATPASSAPRPMIGAASGFVAARPVVRGPAAELTAAGSRPDGLTRAPRPFRPAGPFAGGGVSLVRPAAGAGRPPGGARGRSAWSVPGGVLWVAASGTTRGAGPSARRPAPHPRSGNRSRMRRTLVGSAAVMLLAVSGSALADAGAVVRPSDLPAIPAPTSAAAIPAKAPAINMMRPSPMIATVSFPRP, from the coding sequence GTGAGCAGTCATCTGGGCGTGCTTGTCACCCCCCTGGTCGACGGGCAGCTCGGTCATGACGACCGTGACCGAGCCCTGGCACATCTCACCCGTTGTCCCGCATGCCAGGCTGAGGTTGCCGAGCAGCGATTCCTCAAAGCCCGGCTGGTTGGGCTCGCCGAGCCTTCCCTGCCGAGCGGGCTGGCCGCGAACCTGCTTGGCCTGGGCGCACGTGAGTACCAGGCCGCGCTGCGGGCCACCCCGGCGTCCTCGGCGCCGCGCCCGATGATCGGCGCGGCGAGCGGCTTCGTCGCGGCGCGCCCCGTTGTGCGCGGGCCGGCCGCGGAGCTCACCGCGGCTGGCTCCCGGCCGGATGGCCTGACCCGGGCGCCGCGTCCGTTCCGGCCTGCCGGCCCGTTCGCGGGTGGTGGCGTGAGCCTTGTGCGGCCGGCGGCGGGGGCGGGGCGGCCGCCGGGTGGTGCGCGTGGGCGGTCCGCCTGGTCGGTGCCGGGTGGAGTGCTCTGGGTGGCTGCCAGCGGAACGACGAGGGGCGCGGGCCCGTCGGCTCGGCGTCCCGCGCCGCACCCACGATCGGGCAACCGGAGCCGTATGCGCCGCACCCTTGTCGGCTCGGCGGCCGTGATGCTGCTCGCGGTCAGTGGTTCGGCGCTCGCGGACGCGGGTGCGGTCGTCCGCCCCTCCGACCTGCCGGCGATACCCGCACCGACCAGCGCGGCCGCGATTCCGGCCAAGGCTCCGGCGATCAACATGATGCGTCCGAGCCCGATGATCGCCACGGTCTCGTTCCCGCGGCCCTGA
- the sigE gene encoding RNA polymerase sigma factor SigE, which translates to MAAEELGAGSAVQGAAAAPEMSAWVPPSWEDVVREHGNRVYRLAYRLTGNAHDAEDLTQDVFVRVFRSLADYTPGTFEGWLHRITTNLFLDRMRRQQKIRFDALPEDTERLAGREASPEAVYAESHLDADVEAALAALPPDFRAAVVLCDIEQLSYEEIAQTLGVKLGTVRSRISRGRAMLRAALADRAPRAAMATEGPESASLAAAAGPASAQALSAADPGGWEHNVAEPEPAGRGEGSFADGVTEPERSGRRGRRSERRRGPVSSTVGPEGGAPRERRA; encoded by the coding sequence GTGGCGGCGGAGGAGCTCGGGGCGGGTTCGGCCGTCCAAGGCGCGGCCGCCGCCCCAGAAATGAGTGCTTGGGTGCCCCCGTCCTGGGAGGACGTGGTTCGCGAGCACGGCAACCGGGTGTACCGGCTTGCCTATCGCCTGACCGGCAACGCCCACGACGCCGAGGACCTCACGCAGGACGTCTTCGTCCGGGTCTTCCGTTCCCTGGCTGACTACACGCCTGGCACCTTCGAGGGCTGGCTGCATCGCATCACCACGAACCTGTTCCTGGACCGGATGCGCCGCCAGCAGAAGATCCGGTTCGACGCGCTCCCGGAGGACACCGAGCGGCTGGCTGGTCGGGAGGCGAGCCCGGAGGCGGTCTACGCCGAGAGCCATCTGGACGCGGACGTGGAGGCGGCGCTCGCCGCGCTGCCGCCAGACTTTCGGGCCGCGGTCGTGCTGTGCGACATCGAGCAGCTCTCGTACGAGGAGATCGCGCAGACCCTCGGGGTCAAGCTGGGCACCGTGCGCAGCCGGATCTCCCGCGGGCGGGCGATGCTGCGGGCGGCTCTCGCCGACCGGGCGCCGCGGGCGGCGATGGCCACCGAAGGCCCCGAGAGCGCTTCGCTGGCCGCGGCTGCCGGTCCCGCTTCCGCGCAGGCGCTCTCCGCCGCCGATCCGGGCGGCTGGGAGCACAACGTCGCCGAGCCGGAGCCGGCTGGGCGTGGCGAGGGGTCGTTCGCCGACGGTGTCACCGAGCCGGAGCGGTCGGGCCGGCGCGGTCGCCGGAGCGAGCGTCGCCGTGGTCCGGTGAGCAGTACCGTCGGTCCCGAGGGCGGTGCTCCTCGGGAGCGGCGGGCGTGA
- a CDS encoding O-methyltransferase: protein MPDIDIAARESAVAYAEGFLLEDPVLRAARARAEEVGIVPVSPGAGAVLRFLAASVGARAVVEIGTGTGVSGTWLLRGMRPDGTLTTIDVEAEHLRLARRIYADAGMAPGRSRLITGRALEVLPRLTDGAYDLVFCDADRRESTEYLTQALRLLRPGGVVAFAGVLAGGQTTDPSARSPDVTAVRELATAVRDDARLTQMLLTTGDGLLVAVVAKSSPVG from the coding sequence ATGCCGGACATCGACATCGCGGCACGGGAATCTGCCGTCGCCTACGCCGAGGGCTTCCTCCTGGAAGACCCCGTTCTTCGTGCTGCCCGCGCTCGCGCCGAGGAAGTCGGGATCGTCCCCGTCAGCCCCGGTGCCGGAGCGGTGCTTCGTTTCCTCGCCGCCTCCGTGGGTGCCCGTGCGGTCGTCGAGATCGGAACCGGTACCGGTGTATCCGGGACCTGGCTGCTCCGTGGGATGCGACCGGACGGAACCCTTACCACCATCGACGTCGAGGCGGAGCACCTGCGGCTGGCCCGCCGGATCTACGCCGACGCCGGGATGGCACCGGGGCGCAGCCGGCTGATCACCGGGCGCGCCCTGGAGGTGCTCCCCCGACTCACCGACGGCGCCTACGACCTGGTGTTCTGCGACGCCGACCGGCGGGAGAGCACCGAGTACCTCACACAGGCGCTGCGGTTGCTGCGGCCTGGCGGCGTCGTGGCGTTCGCCGGGGTGCTCGCCGGGGGCCAGACGACGGACCCTTCGGCCCGCAGCCCGGACGTCACCGCCGTGCGCGAGCTGGCCACCGCCGTCCGGGACGACGCGCGGCTCACCCAGATGCTCCTCACGACCGGGGATGGGCTGCTGGTGGCGGTCGTCGCGAAGTCGTCACCGGTCGGCTGA
- a CDS encoding leucyl aminopeptidase family protein, whose product MSTVAVASMADLAESRYRAPLVLVTSDDHPLLASVDQPATGREPAAEPAVAPGEVGAVGADCAVLVVVVASVDGAVVVPDRGRRACTRVGVDVDRLIENEGFRADTGGLLTVPLSRAERPWRLFLLGVGAGEVADWRSAGAVLARRAGAKGRPFVVADPDAERVYAFVEGHALASYRLADVVAGAVPGGDRAAGGSVAARVVAPSPDGPEAPGGRDQPAGQDVQPDGGQQDVPEPQPATADEAAADPRADRVLVLSLEQAGDPAVVDAVRRARVVADAVCLARDLINMPSLVKTPAWLAHQAKLVATQAGLDVAVLDRDDLVREGFGGLVAVGGGSPRPPFLVRLTYDGPPGPEGVEPGHRVLVGKGITFDSGGLSLKPSVSMASMKTDMSGAAAVLGTMAALPELAVPGKVTGLLCLAENLIGGSAMRPGDVITCWGGTTVEVLNTDAEGRLVLADGLAYATATLEPDQIVDLATLTGAITVALGRRTAGLFSSDDTLAAELAAASTAAGERVWRLPLTEEYRPAIDSPVADLANIGRAMEVNGGSITAALFLREFTGGRAWAHLDIAGTARADSDDGEISRGGTGWGVRTLIAYLAGPGSG is encoded by the coding sequence ATGAGCACGGTTGCCGTCGCATCGATGGCCGATCTCGCGGAGTCGAGGTACCGGGCTCCGCTCGTCCTGGTCACCTCCGACGACCACCCGTTGCTCGCATCCGTCGACCAGCCCGCGACGGGCCGGGAACCGGCCGCCGAGCCGGCTGTCGCCCCGGGTGAGGTGGGCGCGGTGGGTGCGGACTGTGCCGTTCTCGTGGTCGTGGTCGCCTCGGTCGATGGTGCTGTCGTCGTGCCTGACCGTGGTCGCCGCGCCTGCACGCGGGTCGGTGTCGACGTTGATCGGCTCATCGAGAACGAGGGTTTCCGGGCTGACACCGGTGGGTTGTTGACGGTTCCGCTGTCTCGGGCCGAACGTCCCTGGCGGCTGTTTCTGCTCGGCGTGGGTGCCGGTGAGGTCGCGGACTGGCGTTCGGCGGGGGCCGTCCTCGCGCGCCGGGCCGGAGCCAAGGGGCGGCCCTTCGTGGTCGCCGATCCGGATGCCGAGCGGGTGTACGCGTTCGTCGAGGGCCACGCGCTGGCCTCCTACCGCCTCGCCGACGTCGTCGCCGGTGCCGTCCCCGGCGGGGACCGCGCGGCCGGCGGGAGCGTGGCCGCGCGGGTCGTCGCGCCGTCGCCGGACGGGCCCGAGGCACCGGGCGGGCGGGACCAGCCGGCGGGGCAGGACGTCCAGCCGGACGGCGGGCAACAGGACGTGCCGGAGCCACAGCCGGCCACGGCGGACGAGGCGGCGGCCGACCCGCGGGCGGACCGGGTGCTGGTGCTGAGCCTGGAGCAGGCCGGCGACCCGGCGGTCGTGGACGCGGTGCGCCGGGCACGTGTCGTCGCGGACGCGGTCTGCCTGGCCCGCGATCTGATCAACATGCCGAGCCTCGTCAAGACACCGGCCTGGCTGGCTCACCAGGCGAAGCTGGTCGCCACCCAGGCTGGCCTGGACGTCGCGGTGCTCGACCGCGACGACCTGGTTCGGGAGGGCTTCGGCGGGCTGGTGGCGGTCGGCGGTGGGTCACCGCGCCCGCCGTTCCTGGTGCGGCTCACCTACGACGGTCCGCCCGGGCCCGAGGGCGTCGAGCCCGGGCATCGGGTGCTGGTCGGCAAGGGGATCACGTTCGACTCGGGTGGGCTGTCGCTCAAGCCGTCGGTCTCCATGGCAAGCATGAAGACCGACATGTCCGGCGCCGCGGCGGTGCTGGGCACGATGGCGGCGTTGCCCGAGCTGGCCGTGCCTGGCAAGGTCACCGGGCTGCTCTGCCTCGCGGAGAACCTCATCGGCGGGTCCGCGATGCGTCCCGGTGACGTGATCACCTGTTGGGGCGGGACCACGGTCGAGGTGCTCAACACCGATGCCGAGGGGCGCCTCGTCCTGGCCGACGGCCTGGCCTATGCCACCGCGACGCTGGAGCCCGACCAGATCGTCGACCTCGCCACCCTGACCGGTGCGATCACCGTCGCTCTGGGCCGGCGCACCGCCGGGCTGTTCTCCTCGGACGACACGCTCGCGGCCGAGCTCGCCGCGGCGTCCACCGCCGCAGGGGAGCGTGTGTGGCGGCTGCCGCTGACCGAGGAGTACCGCCCGGCGATCGACTCGCCCGTCGCGGATCTGGCGAACATCGGCCGGGCGATGGAGGTGAACGGCGGCTCGATCACCGCGGCGCTGTTCCTGCGGGAGTTCACCGGCGGTCGCGCCTGGGCACACCTGGACATCGCCGGCACGGCTCGCGCGGACTCCGACGACGGTGAGATCAGCCGTGGCGGCACCGGCTGGGGCGTCCGCACGCTGATCGCCTACCTGGCCGGGCCGGGGTCAGGCTGA
- a CDS encoding DUF3117 domain-containing protein, which yields MAAMKPRTGDGPLEVTKEGRGIVMRVPLEGGGRLVVELTADEASALGDALKIAVG from the coding sequence ATGGCGGCCATGAAGCCGCGGACGGGTGACGGTCCGCTCGAGGTCACCAAGGAGGGGCGTGGCATCGTCATGCGCGTCCCGCTCGAAGGGGGCGGCCGACTCGTCGTCGAACTCACCGCCGACGAGGCGAGTGCGCTGGGAGATGCGCTCAAGATCGCTGTCGGTTAG
- a CDS encoding DivIVA domain-containing protein, with protein sequence MALPSDGWANPPPACAHGTIDLVVLMVEVLLVATIVFVVAALSVGRFDRMAPAVPDGPHVSLSGRAVAPADVEGLRFGMAVRGYRMAEVDAVLARLADELAWRDEEIARRDDELVRLAELARLGGTGGAEPAGWSVEPAEWTEPAEPAARVTPVLPAGDGVAGPAAGGDAAGGDDAREDDARHSGSNQGDASRPRHVWGEPDQPEASPAEDDVDGQQ encoded by the coding sequence GTGGCGCTGCCGTCCGACGGGTGGGCGAATCCGCCGCCCGCCTGCGCGCATGGCACGATCGACCTTGTGGTGCTCATGGTGGAGGTCCTGCTGGTCGCGACGATCGTGTTCGTCGTGGCCGCACTGTCCGTCGGGCGGTTCGACCGGATGGCACCGGCTGTACCGGACGGCCCCCATGTCAGCCTGAGCGGCCGTGCGGTCGCCCCCGCCGACGTGGAGGGCCTGCGCTTCGGGATGGCCGTGCGTGGCTACCGGATGGCGGAGGTCGATGCCGTCCTGGCCCGACTCGCCGACGAGCTCGCATGGCGGGACGAGGAGATCGCACGCCGGGACGATGAGCTGGTCCGGCTCGCGGAGCTCGCACGGCTCGGTGGAACCGGCGGCGCTGAGCCGGCCGGGTGGAGTGTCGAGCCCGCCGAGTGGACTGAACCGGCCGAGCCCGCGGCGCGCGTCACACCCGTCCTGCCCGCCGGGGATGGGGTCGCCGGGCCCGCTGCCGGCGGGGACGCTGCCGGTGGGGACGATGCCCGCGAGGACGATGCCCGCCACAGTGGGTCCAACCAGGGCGACGCCAGCCGGCCCCGACACGTTTGGGGCGAGCCCGACCAGCCCGAAGCCTCTCCGGCCGAGGACGATGTCGATGGGCAACAGTAG
- the folP gene encoding dihydropteroate synthase, with product MAIVNRTPDSFFDRGATYGEAAALDAVDTAVDGGAGIIDIGGVKAAPGEEIDAAEELRRIGGFVSAVRARHPDIVISVDTWRAEVGRVVASEGADLLNDAWGGVDPELAEVAAEFGTGLVCTHAGHLPPRTRPHRIAYDDVVADIAATTTGLAERAVSLGVRPDAVLIDPGHDFGKNSRHSLESTRRLPELVATGWPVLVAMSNKDFVGEVLDAPVDQRLEGTLAATAVAAWLGARVFRAHQVIATWRTLRMVSALRGDVDLRIARRGVV from the coding sequence ATGGCGATCGTCAACCGCACCCCGGACTCGTTCTTCGACCGCGGCGCGACCTACGGCGAGGCGGCCGCGCTCGACGCCGTGGACACCGCCGTCGACGGTGGCGCCGGGATCATCGACATCGGCGGTGTCAAGGCGGCCCCGGGCGAGGAGATCGACGCCGCCGAGGAGCTGCGCCGCATCGGCGGCTTCGTCTCCGCGGTACGGGCTCGCCACCCCGACATCGTGATCAGTGTCGACACCTGGCGGGCCGAGGTCGGGCGGGTGGTCGCGAGCGAGGGCGCCGACCTGCTCAACGATGCCTGGGGCGGCGTGGATCCGGAGCTGGCCGAGGTCGCCGCCGAGTTCGGCACCGGGCTGGTGTGCACCCACGCCGGCCACCTGCCGCCACGCACCCGACCACACCGGATCGCCTACGACGACGTGGTCGCCGACATCGCCGCCACCACCACCGGGCTGGCCGAACGAGCCGTCTCGCTGGGCGTCCGGCCCGACGCGGTGCTCATCGACCCGGGGCATGACTTCGGCAAGAACAGCCGGCACTCGCTGGAGTCCACCCGCCGGCTGCCGGAGCTGGTGGCCACCGGGTGGCCGGTCCTGGTCGCGATGTCCAACAAGGACTTCGTCGGGGAGGTGCTCGACGCGCCGGTGGACCAGCGGCTGGAGGGGACCCTCGCGGCGACCGCGGTCGCGGCCTGGCTCGGCGCGCGGGTGTTCCGCGCGCACCAGGTGATCGCCACCTGGCGCACGCTGCGGATGGTTTCCGCGCTGCGGGGGGATGTCGATCTGCGCATCGCGCGGCGAGGCGTGGTCTGA
- a CDS encoding LOG family protein → MNICVYCSSSELIDPSFVLLAAEVGAELARRGHTLVSGGGSVSCMGAVARAARAGGAHTIGVIPEALLAMEVGDTDSDELIVTATMRERKAIMDGRADGFLALPGGLGTLEELFEIWVAALLGLHDKPVVVLESEGVFTHLRLLVDDLVGRGFVRPQARDTLIWATSITEALDFVEAGAAGGSRWLPAASAGSAESVESTGGE, encoded by the coding sequence GTGAACATCTGCGTCTACTGTTCGTCCTCCGAGCTGATCGACCCCTCCTTCGTCCTGCTGGCGGCGGAGGTCGGCGCGGAGCTGGCGCGCCGCGGGCACACCTTGGTGTCCGGTGGCGGTTCGGTGTCCTGCATGGGCGCGGTGGCCAGAGCGGCCCGTGCCGGCGGCGCACACACGATCGGGGTCATCCCCGAGGCGCTGCTCGCGATGGAGGTCGGCGACACCGACTCGGACGAACTGATCGTCACGGCCACGATGCGTGAGCGCAAGGCGATCATGGATGGCCGCGCCGACGGGTTCCTGGCGCTGCCCGGTGGGCTCGGAACCCTGGAGGAACTGTTCGAGATCTGGGTCGCGGCGCTGCTCGGCCTACATGACAAGCCGGTCGTCGTGCTGGAGTCCGAGGGCGTGTTCACGCACCTGCGGCTGCTCGTCGACGACCTGGTCGGTCGCGGCTTCGTACGTCCGCAGGCCCGCGACACCCTGATCTGGGCGACGAGCATCACCGAGGCGCTTGACTTCGTCGAGGCCGGCGCGGCCGGCGGGAGCCGGTGGCTGCCAGCCGCGTCAGCTGGCTCGGCGGAGTCCGTGGAGTCCACGGGGGGCGAGTAG